A region from the Drosophila bipectinata strain 14024-0381.07 chromosome 3R, DbipHiC1v2, whole genome shotgun sequence genome encodes:
- the LOC108122019 gene encoding protein RUFY3 isoform X8, with product MRGLVEDTKKTRLSTANNNNISSSSSTSGGSSRLKSGSTVTGGSASSSKPLRSAAKAPTLKTTTSSLAGTGAAAAKKEPQALQQQVGKSAKSSSSATATTTTTTRAVATKSQKGQNPPPQQVQPQNAKQQQQPSQSQQQPQQLQQPQQQQQHQTNNSNTIALPKASHANTSEELAGGVQDTIYLCNFRVSVDGEWLCLKELQDIDVAGGTGGQQAGQHTTDAPGNTGSGPGNFSTGSSNSSKRNSKRFSGLSTGSNGGGALDITDNARDTAEIERSNLVNICKLVVKELLEQSLRYGRMLDSDHLPLQHFFIVIEHVLGHGLRPKKGLLGPRKELWDLLQSVEHYCPEAQDITASVRDLPTVRTHIGRARAWLRIALMQKKLSDYLQALIEHREDSLYEYYEPHALMMSDEIVVIMGILVGLNVIDCNLCVKEEDLDSQQGVIDFSLYLRSSSRNADAAPEDSAPPALLDATGQGNMIAVLDQKNYIEELNRHLNATVGNLQAKVESLTTTNALMKEDLAIARNSLLALQAENQAMRQSSQGGDNVSTGSGGSSDKEKLKEKEKAVEELVVERRKNSELEKELKLQVSLKAESDMAMKLLEKDIHEKQDTIVSLRRQLDDIKQINLEMYRKLQQFG from the exons ATGCGAGGACTCGTCGAAGATACGAAGAAGACAAGGCTGTCGACTGCGAATAACAACAATattagcagcagcagcagcaccagtgGTGGCAGCAGTCGCCTCAAGTCGGGCAGCACTGTAACTGGTGGCAGTGCCAGCAGCTCGAAGCCATTAAGGAGTGCAGCGAAAGCGCCAACACTGAAGACCACGACGTCATCGTTGGCAGGAACGGGAGCTGCTGCCGCCAAGAAGGAGCCTCAGGCGTTGCAACAACAAGTTGGCAAGTCTGCAAAGTCCTCGTCatcggcaacagcaacaacaacaacaacaaccagggCGGTAGCGACCAAGTCGCAAAAGGGTCAGAATCCACCCCCACAACAAGTGCAACCTCAAAACGcaaagcagcaacagcaaccgtCACAGTCGCAGCAGCAACcccagcaactgcaacaaccacaacaacagcagcaacatcagacaAACAATAGCAACACTATTGCCCTGCCGAAAGCCTCGCATGCCAATACCAGCGAGGAACTGGCTGGCGGAGTCCAAGACACCATTTACCTTTGCAATTTCCGGGTATCCGTCGACGGCGAGTGGCTATGCCTCAAGGAGCTGCAGGACATTGATGTTGCCGGTGGAACTGGCGGTCAGCAGGCGGGCCAACACACCACAGACGCCCCGGGTAACACCGGCAGTGGACCCGGTAACTTCAGCACCGGCAGTTCCAACTCCAGCAAGCGAAACAGCAAACGGTTCTCGGGCCTGTCCACCGGGAGCAACGGTGGCGGCGCCTTGGACATCACGGACAATG CTCGGGACACGGCGGAAATAGAGCGCAGCAACCTGGTCAACATCTGCAAGCTGGTGGTCAAGGAGCTGTTGGAACAGTCGCTGCGATACGGTCGCATGCTGGACTCCGACCACCTGCCGTTGCAGCACTTCTTCATCGTCATTGAGCACGTCCTGGGCCATGGCCTGCGTCCGAAGAAGGGCCTCCTCGGCCCGCGAAAGGAGCTGTGGGATTTGCTGCAGAGCGTCGAACACTATTGTCCGGAGGCGCAGGACATCACGGCCAGCGTCAGGGATCTACCCACCGTACGCACCCACATAGGCAGAGCTCGGGCTTGGTTGAGGATCGCCTTGATGCAGAAGAAGCTATCGGACTACCTGCAGGCTCTAATCGAGCACCGGGAGGATTCCCTGTACGAGTACTACGAGCCACATGCGCTCATGATGAGCGACGAG ATCGTTGTGATAATGGGCATCCTGGTGGGCTTGAATGTGATCGATTGCAATCTCTGCGTGAAGGAGGAGGATCTGGACTCGCAGCAGGGCGTTATTGACTTCTCGCTGTACCTGCGCTCTAGCTCCAGGAACGCGGATGCGGCGCCGGAGGACAGTGCCCCGCCTGCCCTACTGGACGCCACTGGGCAGGGCAACATGATTGCCGTTCTGGACCAGAAAAACTACATCGAGGAGCTCAACAGGCACCTCAA CGCCACGGTGGGCAACCTTCAGGCCAAAGTGGAATCTCTGACCACCACAAATGCTCTGATGAAAGAGGATTTGGCCATAGCTCGGAATAGTCTGCTGGCTCTTCAGGCCGAGAACCAGGCCATGCGTCAGTCCTCTCAGGGAGGTGACAACGTCTCCACTGGGTCGGGTGGCTCCTCGGACAAAGAAAAGCTGAAGGAGAAGGAAAAGGCTGTCGAGGAGCTGGTCGTGGAGCGACGCAAAAACAGCGAACTGGAAAAGGAACTGAAGCTGCAGGTGTCCCTCAAGGCGGAGTCGGACATGGCCATGAAGTTGCTGGAGAAGGACATACACGAGAAGCAGGACACGATAGTTTCCCTGCGCCGCCAACTGGACGACATCAAGCAGATTAATCTCGAAATGTATCGCAAGCTCCAG caATTCGGCTGA
- the LOC108122019 gene encoding protein RUFY3 isoform X6, producing the protein MRGLVEDTKKTRLSTANNNNISSSSSTSGGSSRLKSGSTVTGGSASSSKPLRSAAKAPTLKTTTSSLAGTGAAAAKKEPQALQQQVGKSAKSSSSATATTTTTTRAVATKSQKGQNPPPQQVQPQNAKQQQQPSQSQQQPQQLQQPQQQQQHQTNNSNTIALPKASHANTSEELAGGVQDTIYLCNFRVSVDGEWLCLKELQDIDVAGGTGGQQAGQHTTDAPGNTGSGPGNFSTGSSNSSKRNSKRFSGLSTGSNGGGALDITDNARDTAEIERSNLVNICKLVVKELLEQSLRYGRMLDSDHLPLQHFFIVIEHVLGHGLRPKKGLLGPRKELWDLLQSVEHYCPEAQDITASVRDLPTVRTHIGRARAWLRIALMQKKLSDYLQALIEHREDSLYEYYEPHALMMSDEIVVIMGILVGLNVIDCNLCVKEEDLDSQQGVIDFSLYLRSSSRNADAAPEDSAPPALLDATGQGNMIAVLDQKNYIEELNRHLNATVGNLQAKVESLTTTNALMKEDLAIARNSLLALQAENQAMRQSSQGGDNVSTGSGGSSDKEKLKEKEKAVEELVVERRKNSELEKELKLQVSLKAESDMAMKLLEKDIHEKQDTIVSLRRQLDDIKQINLEMYRKLQKRSTNRSLSSSSSTTTMDRVPGQGLELGAEPLAEIGHPIRGDSRIWRSSRRSPRSTNMTLAHP; encoded by the exons ATGCGAGGACTCGTCGAAGATACGAAGAAGACAAGGCTGTCGACTGCGAATAACAACAATattagcagcagcagcagcaccagtgGTGGCAGCAGTCGCCTCAAGTCGGGCAGCACTGTAACTGGTGGCAGTGCCAGCAGCTCGAAGCCATTAAGGAGTGCAGCGAAAGCGCCAACACTGAAGACCACGACGTCATCGTTGGCAGGAACGGGAGCTGCTGCCGCCAAGAAGGAGCCTCAGGCGTTGCAACAACAAGTTGGCAAGTCTGCAAAGTCCTCGTCatcggcaacagcaacaacaacaacaacaaccagggCGGTAGCGACCAAGTCGCAAAAGGGTCAGAATCCACCCCCACAACAAGTGCAACCTCAAAACGcaaagcagcaacagcaaccgtCACAGTCGCAGCAGCAACcccagcaactgcaacaaccacaacaacagcagcaacatcagacaAACAATAGCAACACTATTGCCCTGCCGAAAGCCTCGCATGCCAATACCAGCGAGGAACTGGCTGGCGGAGTCCAAGACACCATTTACCTTTGCAATTTCCGGGTATCCGTCGACGGCGAGTGGCTATGCCTCAAGGAGCTGCAGGACATTGATGTTGCCGGTGGAACTGGCGGTCAGCAGGCGGGCCAACACACCACAGACGCCCCGGGTAACACCGGCAGTGGACCCGGTAACTTCAGCACCGGCAGTTCCAACTCCAGCAAGCGAAACAGCAAACGGTTCTCGGGCCTGTCCACCGGGAGCAACGGTGGCGGCGCCTTGGACATCACGGACAATG CTCGGGACACGGCGGAAATAGAGCGCAGCAACCTGGTCAACATCTGCAAGCTGGTGGTCAAGGAGCTGTTGGAACAGTCGCTGCGATACGGTCGCATGCTGGACTCCGACCACCTGCCGTTGCAGCACTTCTTCATCGTCATTGAGCACGTCCTGGGCCATGGCCTGCGTCCGAAGAAGGGCCTCCTCGGCCCGCGAAAGGAGCTGTGGGATTTGCTGCAGAGCGTCGAACACTATTGTCCGGAGGCGCAGGACATCACGGCCAGCGTCAGGGATCTACCCACCGTACGCACCCACATAGGCAGAGCTCGGGCTTGGTTGAGGATCGCCTTGATGCAGAAGAAGCTATCGGACTACCTGCAGGCTCTAATCGAGCACCGGGAGGATTCCCTGTACGAGTACTACGAGCCACATGCGCTCATGATGAGCGACGAG ATCGTTGTGATAATGGGCATCCTGGTGGGCTTGAATGTGATCGATTGCAATCTCTGCGTGAAGGAGGAGGATCTGGACTCGCAGCAGGGCGTTATTGACTTCTCGCTGTACCTGCGCTCTAGCTCCAGGAACGCGGATGCGGCGCCGGAGGACAGTGCCCCGCCTGCCCTACTGGACGCCACTGGGCAGGGCAACATGATTGCCGTTCTGGACCAGAAAAACTACATCGAGGAGCTCAACAGGCACCTCAA CGCCACGGTGGGCAACCTTCAGGCCAAAGTGGAATCTCTGACCACCACAAATGCTCTGATGAAAGAGGATTTGGCCATAGCTCGGAATAGTCTGCTGGCTCTTCAGGCCGAGAACCAGGCCATGCGTCAGTCCTCTCAGGGAGGTGACAACGTCTCCACTGGGTCGGGTGGCTCCTCGGACAAAGAAAAGCTGAAGGAGAAGGAAAAGGCTGTCGAGGAGCTGGTCGTGGAGCGACGCAAAAACAGCGAACTGGAAAAGGAACTGAAGCTGCAGGTGTCCCTCAAGGCGGAGTCGGACATGGCCATGAAGTTGCTGGAGAAGGACATACACGAGAAGCAGGACACGATAGTTTCCCTGCGCCGCCAACTGGACGACATCAAGCAGATTAATCTCGAAATGTATCGCAAGCTCCAG AAAAGAAGTACGAATCGAAGCTTgtcgagcagcagcagcaccaccaccatggACCGGGTGCCGGGTCAGGGGCTGGAGCTGGGGGCGGAGCCGTTGGCGGAGATCGGTCACCCAATACGCGGCGACAGCAGAATCTGGAGAAGTTCGAGGCGCTCACCAAGAAGCACAAACATGACTCTGGCCCACCCATGA